A genomic window from Lycium barbarum isolate Lr01 chromosome 4, ASM1917538v2, whole genome shotgun sequence includes:
- the LOC132636186 gene encoding uncharacterized protein LOC132636186 produces the protein MVNFRGYTSPSSKLKYLIIESNDGGAAVQTKLVVHTPLTGWYAGSWPPLRNSLHMSNWTSECKSTSTRTPQVWSLQAPNHRNANIASALPSLGRRIVRREVRWGETVVFEGEYCHILGYWEWAEDTLSRSQEVLSTADIYDAIYASLFTYDRNSNILQAFCEAWCPKTNTLLTSVEELSISLWDLHTLGGLPIGGHFYEEVVPEAKELTGVDAKNQRYISRVCEYLFTAFHYLQEGRSDNPRVSLSKWIQFWYKRALKYQPAPPRREKKSARFKSTHNPTGAIPEASQWSREEEAVFHKLGVRLAKRDETYLAAFLSCWLCAFVLPSEEGNFIRPGTFKIATMMAAKRKISLAVLVLASIYSNLNNISRSSRLDLIKVHFPIHYIYGWLAYYFKTHFALVNGPSNPLMVAYSGEGAAQYFEKKDARKHIHQGDNVAWTSTMLNNSEPYSYVDNNDAQELELNYFMSVRFGYLSLRDGNSVIIEPYSPHRFSRQFGFYQKIPGALANDYRSASLAEGLQFWRICVLSRSMSYATFPPSTPNVKKLFVDDYRTWWSKTHGNFLDDYFQYLVDAAGPISNALLEGTHQGCTIAAPMADDSFLPEVILIEKCNGKGSQSLIKAPTECLDDQGHQVGKSSFPLSKAAQASNKRSSRGESDSSYEDRCWRKVRSHSEKLEDTDLAVAKIPDSVDSPSRTVTTLIRKPNSVGALRRGKSTESGESVSGPDLIKSSSTAKAEQGTTSIFRDKVKEKLSSDLHKRTSAAASVFDGKKVVLNYRKMFISNLWVVIRDKLSGSDVDRASSLEEEIQVILQDMDGKDVDVSPLMNLLKSFFELAASYDQARSDLHDKDMEAARKEIFIAAGEHLSNAMFEEHEKVERASSIRQSLDEVREKLEKLRAKEKKLELLLEATEKEVEEAKLRALTAGKEFDACHDVDLSNAKDSIDLEQKKGRLEVMRQDLINYKLCLD, from the exons ATGGTGAATTTTAGAGGCTACACTTCCCCCTCATCCAAACTTAAGTATCTTATTATTGAGAGCAATGATGGTGGTGCAGCAGTGCAAACGAAATTAGTGGTTCATACTCCCTTAACTGGATGGTATGCAGGTTCGTGGCCACCTCTTCGGAACTCGCTTCATATGTCAAACTGGACTTCAGAATGCAAATCTACTTCAACTCGAACTCCCCAGGTGTGGTCTCTTCAGGCGCCCAACCACCGTAATGCAAATATTGCAAGCGCGCTTCCAAGCTTGGGTCGTCGCATAGTCCGACGAGAAGTACGCTGGGGAGAGACGGTAGTGTTCGAAGGTGAATATTGTCACATTCTAGGATATTGGGAGTGGGCCGAGGATACACTCAGTAGAAGTCAAGAAGTCTTAAGTACAGCAGATATCTATGATGCCATTTATGCCTCGCTTTTCACGTATGATCGGAATTCAAATATATTGCAAGCATTTTGTGAAGCTTGGTGCCCCAAGACGAATACACTCCTTACATCCGTCGAGGAACTATCTATTTCTTTATGGGACTTACATACACTTGGAGGTTTGCCGATTGGAGGTCATTTCTATGAGGAGGTTGTCCCTGAAGCTAAGGAACTCACAGGAGTTGACGCGAAAAATCAGAGATATATTTCACGAGTTTGCGAGTACTTGTTCACCGCTTTTCATTATCTTCAAGAGGGCAGAAGCGATAACCCGAGGGTCTCTTTGAGCAAGTGGATACAATTTTGGTACAAAAGAGCTCTAAAGTACCAACCTGCTCCGCCGAGGAGGGAGAAGAAATCTGCGCGTTTTAAATCAACACACAACCCTACTGGAGCTATACCTGAGGCGTCCCAATGGTCAAGAGAGGAAGAAGCTGTATTTCATAAACTTGGGGTGAGGCTTGCAAAGAGAGATGAAACATATCTTGCAGCATTTTTGTCATGTTGGTTGTGTGCTTTCGTACTTCCTTCCGAAGAGGGCAACTTCATTCGTCCAGGGACTTTTAAGATTGCGACTATGATGGCAGCCAAACGAAAGATTAGCCTTGCAGTGCTGGTTTTAGCAAGTATTTATAGCAATCTTAATAATATTTCCCGTTCGTCGCGACTTGATCTTATCAAAGTCCATTTTCCAATCCATTATATTTATGGTTGGCTTGCTTATTATTTCAAGACTCATTTTGCGCTTGTAAATGGACCATCTAATCCACTGATGGTGGCATATTCGGGAGAGGGTGCCGCACAGTACTTCGAAAAAAAGGATGCAAGGAAGCATATCCATCAAGGAGATAATGTAGCTTGGACTTCAACTATGTTAAATAATTCTGAGCCTTACAGCTACGTTGATAATAATGATGCACAGGAGCTGGAGCTAAATTATTTTATGAGCGTCCGCTTTGGATATCTCTCCTTGAGGGATGGAAACTCTGTCATTATCGAGCCATATAGTCCACACCGATTCAGTCGTCAATTTGGATTTTATCAAAAAATCCCAGGTGCTTTGGCCAATGATTATCGCAGTGCCTCATTAGCTGAAGGACTCCAATTTTGGCGGATTTGTGTGTTATCCAGGTCTATGTCCTATGCGACTTTCCCTCCTAGTACACCTAATGTGAAAAAACTCTTTGTCGATGATTACAGGACTTGGTGGTCGAAAACCCATGGAAATTTTCTTGATGACTACTTCCAATATTTGGTGGATGCAGCTGGGccaatctctaatgcacttttaGAGGGTACACATCAAGGATGCACCATTGCAGCCCCAATGGCTGATGATTCTTTCCTTCCGGAGGTCATATTGATCGAGAAATGCAATGGCAAGGGGTCTCAGTCACTCATAAAAGCTCCAACAGAATGTTTGGATGATCAAGGCCACCAAGTTGGAAAAAGCTCATTTCCGCTGAGTAAGGCTGCTCAAGCTTCTAACAAGAGATCGTCTCGAGGCGAGAGTGATAGCAGTTATGAAGATCGTTGTTGGAGGAAAGTGAGGTCGCATTCAGAAAAATTGGAAGATACCGATTTGGCAGTGGCCAAGATTCCTGACAGCGTTGATAGTCCTTCAAGGACCGTGACAACTCTTATTAGAAAG ccaaataGTGTTGGAGCATTACGACGGGGAAAGTCAACGGAGAGCGGTGAGTCTGTTTCTGGTCCGGACCTAATAAAATCCTCTTCCACAGCAAAGGCAGAACAGGGGACAACTTCTATTTTTCGTGATAAAGTGAAAGAAAAGTTGAGTTCCGACTTGCATAAACGTACATCAGCTGCGGCATCCGTATTTGACGGAAAGAAGGTTGTCTTGAACTATAGAAAGATGTTTATTTCTAATCTTTGGGTTGTGATTCGAGATAAGCTTTCTGGAAGCGATGTAGACAGGGCTTCCTctcttgaagaagaaatccaaGTGATTCTCCAGGATATGGATGGAAAGGATGTGGATGTTTCCCCTTTGATGAATTTATTGAAGTCGTTTTTTGAGCTTGCAGCTTCGTACGACCAGGCACGGTCAGACCTACATGATAAGGACATGGAAGCTGCCAGAAAAGAAATATTTATAGCAGCTGGAGAGCATCTTTCAAATGCCATGTTTGAAGAACACGAGAAGGTCGAAAGAGCTTCATCTATCCGTCAATCTCTAGATGAGGTGCGAGAGAAGTTAGAAAAGCTGCGCGCAAAGGAGAAGAAGTTAGAACTCCTCCTAGAAGCCACTGAGAAGGAAGTCGAAGAAGCTAAATTGAGGGCCTTGACTGCTGGAAAGGAGTTCGACGCGTGCCATGATGTAGACTTGTCGAATGCCAAGGACTCAATTGACTTAGAGCAGAAGAAGGGGCGCCTGGAAGTTATGCGCCAAGACTTAATCAATTACAAATTGTGTTTAGATTAG
- the LOC132636188 gene encoding uncharacterized protein LOC132636188 isoform X1, which yields MCSSTCLLYELVNNQFSNLYRNYSQNSPVVPNMDVGQSSQFGGVDHSPHHDSAYERQRMNALDNEDFPNYYESSSSDDDEIANNAEVTDDEDDDDVQVGMTNNIPQSQNQQEPMHHHVPPLMAENPTSESPVQWHSNNIPYLDSLQGRDDAFVFTREDDDSRQKTWIEPKDLYKDRCYLANGMLFASKKALQRAVKIYCFKDMREFKVDQSNTKI from the exons atgtgtagtagcacgtgtttgttgtatgaattggtaaataaccagttttcaaatctttataggaactattctcaaaactcgccagtggtaccaaatatggatgttggtcaatcctctcagttcggtggagttgatcattctccacaccatgacagtgcttatgaacgaca gaggatgaatgcacttgataatgaagattttcctaattattatgagtcatcatcaagtgatgacgatgaaatagctaataatgcagaggtaaccgatgatgaagatgatgatgatgttcaagttggtatgaccaacaatattcctcaaagccaaaaccaacaagaaccaatgcaccaccacgtaccaccactgatggctgaaaacccaacttctgaaagcccagttcagtggcattctaacaatatcccttatcttgatagcctgcagggtcgtgatgatgcatttgtcttcacaagagaagatgatgatagtcgccaaaaaacctggattgaaccaaaggatctctacaaagatcgatgctaccttgcaaatggaatgttgttcgcatccaaaaaggcgttgcaacgggctgtcaaaatttattgttttaaggacatgagggagtttaaggttgatcagtcaaacacaaagatatga
- the LOC132636188 gene encoding uncharacterized protein LOC132636188 isoform X2, which translates to MDVGQSSQFGGVDHSPHHDSAYERQRMNALDNEDFPNYYESSSSDDDEIANNAEVTDDEDDDDVQVGMTNNIPQSQNQQEPMHHHVPPLMAENPTSESPVQWHSNNIPYLDSLQGRDDAFVFTREDDDSRQKTWIEPKDLYKDRCYLANGMLFASKKALQRAVKIYCFKDMREFKVDQSNTKI; encoded by the exons atggatgttggtcaatcctctcagttcggtggagttgatcattctccacaccatgacagtgcttatgaacgaca gaggatgaatgcacttgataatgaagattttcctaattattatgagtcatcatcaagtgatgacgatgaaatagctaataatgcagaggtaaccgatgatgaagatgatgatgatgttcaagttggtatgaccaacaatattcctcaaagccaaaaccaacaagaaccaatgcaccaccacgtaccaccactgatggctgaaaacccaacttctgaaagcccagttcagtggcattctaacaatatcccttatcttgatagcctgcagggtcgtgatgatgcatttgtcttcacaagagaagatgatgatagtcgccaaaaaacctggattgaaccaaaggatctctacaaagatcgatgctaccttgcaaatggaatgttgttcgcatccaaaaaggcgttgcaacgggctgtcaaaatttattgttttaaggacatgagggagtttaaggttgatcagtcaaacacaaagatatga